Proteins encoded within one genomic window of Polaribacter sp. NJDZ03:
- a CDS encoding retropepsin-like aspartic protease produces the protein MNNKIITFFLVLLLSSCVTYKYKKQGFVTKKEYLKEIPFTYQNGFIFIPVTIQEKEYNFLLDTGAELNLIDPTISSELNVKQLKKGTVSNGSDSVKKVERVQINSIQIAGIEFQETVSLIWDVSKFGKYIRCKKIDGIIGNNLMRKANWQIDYQKQLIRITDNNERFDISSNSKKIKMNAEDVGNVYLHLKIGQKSNYFTFDTGYNGFIQTGDTTLLKDSPSITKVGLKGVNFTGAKQGETHIKKIDSFHINELPFKKPSYLLIKPGNSSLLGNDFYENYIITIDWKNDYLVLDKTEKTDTILPNIYEVGFFTDYENSRVTVANIYDKSKLVGKIKPNSKVLKINNIDLIELKKTGEFCDFWKKEWKSLITNDILKIVVESDGIKQTVEINKIKTPW, from the coding sequence ATGAACAACAAAATAATAACCTTTTTTTTAGTTCTCTTATTAAGTAGTTGCGTAACATACAAGTATAAAAAACAAGGGTTTGTAACAAAGAAAGAATACTTAAAAGAAATTCCTTTTACCTACCAAAACGGTTTTATATTTATACCAGTAACAATTCAAGAAAAAGAGTATAATTTCCTTCTTGATACAGGAGCTGAATTAAACCTAATTGATCCAACAATATCAAGTGAATTAAATGTAAAACAGCTAAAAAAAGGAACTGTTTCAAATGGTAGTGATTCAGTAAAAAAAGTAGAGCGAGTTCAAATAAATTCTATACAAATAGCAGGTATTGAATTCCAGGAGACTGTTAGTTTAATTTGGGACGTTTCTAAATTTGGAAAATATATTAGATGTAAAAAAATAGATGGTATCATTGGAAATAATTTGATGAGAAAAGCCAATTGGCAAATAGATTATCAAAAACAACTTATTAGAATTACAGATAACAATGAAAGATTTGATATATCTAGTAATTCTAAAAAAATAAAAATGAATGCTGAAGATGTTGGTAATGTATATTTACACCTAAAAATAGGTCAAAAATCAAATTATTTCACTTTTGACACTGGGTATAATGGTTTTATTCAAACAGGAGACACAACTTTATTGAAAGACAGTCCATCGATTACAAAAGTTGGATTAAAAGGTGTAAATTTTACAGGAGCAAAGCAAGGAGAGACACACATAAAAAAAATAGATAGTTTTCATATAAATGAACTTCCATTTAAAAAACCTTCTTACCTTTTAATTAAACCAGGAAACTCTTCCCTTTTAGGTAATGATTTTTATGAAAACTACATAATTACAATAGACTGGAAAAATGATTATTTAGTTTTAGATAAGACAGAAAAAACAGATACTATTTTGCCAAATATTTATGAAGTTGGTTTTTTTACAGATTATGAAAATAGTAGAGTTACAGTAGCTAACATATATGATAAAAGCAAACTAGTTGGAAAAATAAAACCGAATTCAAAAGTATTAAAAATCAACAATATAGATTTAATTGAATTAAAAAAAACAGGTGAATTCTGTGACTTTTGGAAAAAAGAATGGAAAAGCCTTATTACCAACGACATTTTAAAAATTGTTGTAGAATCTGATGGGATAAAACAAACAGTAGAGATAAACAAAATTAAAACACCTTGGTAA